The proteins below come from a single Agromyces flavus genomic window:
- the recA gene encoding recombinase RecA — protein MPSPADREKALETALAQIDRQFGKGSVMRLGSEERAPVEIIPTGSIALDVALGVGGLPRGRIIEIYGPESSGKTTLTLHAIANVQRAGGIAAFIDAEHALDPDYAKKLGVDIDSLLVSQPDTGEQALEIADMLIRSGSIDLVVIDSVAALVPRAEIEGEMGDSHVGLQARLMSQALRKLTGGLNQTKTTAIFINQLREKIGVFFGSPETTAGGKALKFYASVRLDIRRIETLKDGTEAVGNRTRVKVVKNKMAPPFKQAEFDILYGVGISREGSLIDYGVDQGIVKKSGAWYTYDGDQLGQGKENARNFLIQNPDIAADIEQKILSKLGIGQPVGGATAAPGVAPVESLAAKRKGA, from the coding sequence ATGCCATCACCCGCAGACCGCGAGAAGGCCCTCGAGACCGCACTCGCGCAGATCGACCGACAGTTCGGCAAGGGATCGGTGATGCGCCTCGGCAGCGAGGAACGCGCCCCGGTCGAGATCATCCCCACCGGTTCCATCGCGCTCGACGTGGCGCTCGGCGTCGGCGGCCTGCCCCGTGGCCGCATCATCGAGATCTACGGTCCCGAGTCCTCCGGCAAGACCACGCTGACCCTGCACGCGATCGCCAACGTGCAGCGCGCCGGCGGCATCGCGGCGTTCATCGACGCCGAGCACGCGCTCGACCCCGACTACGCCAAGAAGCTCGGCGTCGACATCGACTCGCTGCTCGTGTCGCAGCCCGACACGGGCGAGCAGGCGCTCGAGATCGCCGACATGCTGATCCGATCGGGCTCCATCGACCTCGTCGTCATCGACTCCGTCGCGGCGCTCGTGCCGCGTGCCGAGATCGAGGGCGAGATGGGCGACTCGCACGTCGGCCTGCAGGCGCGCCTCATGTCGCAGGCGCTCCGCAAGCTCACCGGTGGCCTGAACCAGACCAAGACCACGGCGATCTTCATCAACCAGCTCCGCGAGAAGATCGGCGTGTTCTTCGGCAGCCCCGAGACCACGGCGGGTGGCAAGGCGCTCAAGTTCTACGCCTCGGTCCGCCTCGACATCCGTCGCATCGAGACGCTGAAAGACGGCACCGAGGCGGTCGGCAACCGCACGCGCGTCAAGGTGGTCAAGAACAAGATGGCGCCGCCGTTCAAGCAGGCCGAGTTCGACATCCTCTACGGCGTCGGCATCTCGCGCGAGGGCAGCCTCATCGACTACGGCGTCGACCAGGGCATCGTGAAGAAGTCGGGCGCCTGGTACACGTACGACGGCGACCAGCTCGGCCAGGGCAAAGAGAACGCACGCAACTTCCTCATCCAGAATCCCGACATCGCGGCCGACATCGAGCAGAAGATCCTCTCGAAGCTCGGCATCGGGCAGCCGGTCGGCGGTGCGACCGCCGCGCCGGGCGTGGCGCCGGTCGAGTCCCTCGCCGCGAAGCGCAAGGGCGCCTGA
- a CDS encoding DUF3046 domain-containing protein, whose amino-acid sequence MKRSEFDLAVEEEFGAGYASVVVDDLVLGALDGRTARQALAAGVAPRTVWLAICEATDVPASRRHGAGLRAPRDDA is encoded by the coding sequence GTGAAGCGCAGTGAGTTCGACCTCGCGGTCGAGGAGGAGTTCGGCGCGGGATACGCGAGCGTCGTCGTCGACGACCTCGTGCTCGGCGCGCTCGACGGACGGACCGCCCGCCAGGCGCTCGCCGCCGGCGTGGCGCCGCGCACGGTCTGGCTCGCGATCTGCGAGGCGACCGACGTGCCGGCGTCGCGACGGCACGGCGCCGGTCTGCGGGCGCCGCGCGACGACGCGTGA
- a CDS encoding helix-turn-helix domain-containing protein — translation MVLVRQEIGDVLRDFRLQKGRTLRQVASKASVALGYLSEVERGQKEASSEILASVADALDTPISVIMHEVGDRIAVLEGLSAPSVPDSLPDELVAEFDADMMVR, via the coding sequence ATGGTTCTGGTTCGACAGGAGATCGGCGACGTGCTGAGGGACTTCCGCCTGCAGAAGGGTCGCACGCTCCGTCAGGTCGCGAGCAAGGCCAGCGTCGCGCTGGGCTACCTCAGCGAGGTCGAGCGCGGTCAGAAGGAGGCCTCGAGCGAGATCCTCGCCTCGGTGGCCGACGCCCTCGACACGCCCATCTCGGTGATCATGCACGAGGTCGGCGACCGCATCGCGGTCCTCGAGGGGCTCTCGGCGCCGTCGGTGCCCGACAGCCTTCCCGACGAGCTCGTGGCGGAGTTCGACGCGGACATGATGGTTCGCTGA